From the genome of Deinococcus sp. AJ005, one region includes:
- a CDS encoding exonuclease SbcCD subunit D — MRVLHTADFHAGRNLRGYDRTPEIHEALTEIAALARSEKADAVLVSGDLFDTGNPSADAEAAVFDFFLRLRDAGIPGIVIAGNHDSSARLESVTGLLGWVGIQAVAQPTANPLDMVRSIETKGGETLTVGALPYLSERRLVKAADLMGGDTGAWRQKYREGMGFFLRRLGEGFRADSVNMLMAHATMDGAVPSGSERTLQFDLTNQYTLSGLQLPAGAQYVALGHIHKPQQISEAPLACYPGSIIQLDFGEGGEKKQVNLVEVEAGRPARVHALPLASGRELKTIRADLDNVEARIKALGDFNGLLKVVVRAPAGTALPGLKDRVLKLAPNTLAVDLEANQEDLALPELKREGLSLTQLYEQYYRERRGELPDDLRAAFKEADEAARAEEVA; from the coding sequence ATGCGCGTACTTCACACCGCTGATTTCCATGCGGGCCGCAACCTGCGTGGTTATGACCGCACCCCCGAAATCCACGAGGCGTTGACCGAAATTGCCGCACTGGCCCGCAGCGAGAAGGCCGACGCCGTGCTGGTCTCCGGTGATCTGTTCGACACCGGCAACCCCTCGGCAGACGCCGAGGCCGCCGTGTTCGACTTCTTTCTGCGCCTACGTGACGCCGGGATTCCGGGTATCGTCATCGCTGGCAACCACGACAGCTCCGCGCGGCTGGAATCGGTGACCGGGCTGCTGGGCTGGGTGGGCATTCAGGCGGTGGCGCAGCCCACGGCCAACCCGCTGGACATGGTGCGAAGTATTGAAACGAAGGGCGGCGAGACCCTGACCGTGGGCGCGCTGCCGTACCTGTCTGAGCGGAGGCTGGTGAAGGCCGCCGACCTGATGGGCGGCGACACGGGGGCGTGGCGGCAGAAATACCGCGAGGGCATGGGCTTCTTTCTGCGCCGCCTGGGCGAAGGCTTCCGCGCGGACAGCGTGAACATGCTGATGGCCCACGCCACGATGGACGGCGCGGTGCCCAGCGGCTCCGAGCGCACGCTGCAATTTGACCTGACCAACCAGTACACCCTGTCGGGCCTGCAACTGCCTGCGGGCGCGCAGTACGTGGCGCTGGGCCACATTCACAAGCCTCAGCAGATCTCGGAGGCCCCACTGGCGTGCTATCCCGGTAGCATCATCCAGCTCGATTTTGGCGAGGGCGGCGAGAAAAAGCAGGTCAACTTAGTGGAGGTGGAGGCTGGACGCCCCGCCCGCGTTCACGCCCTGCCGCTGGCAAGTGGACGCGAGCTGAAAACCATTCGCGCTGACCTGGACAACGTGGAGGCGCGCATTAAAGCCTTGGGCGACTTTAACGGCCTGTTAAAAGTGGTGGTGCGCGCCCCCGCCGGAACCGCCCTGCCCGGCCTGAAAGACCGCGTGCTGAAGCTGGCCCCCAACACCCTGGCGGTGGACCTGGAGGCCAATCAGGAAGACCTCGCCCTGCCCGAATTGAAACGCGAGGGCCTGAGCCTGACCCAGCTCTACGAGCAGTATTACCGTGAGCGGCGCGGCGAATTGCCCGACGATCTGCGCGCCGCCTTCAAGGAAGCGGACGAGGCGGCGCGGGCGGAGGAAGTGGCGTGA
- a CDS encoding ATP-dependent RecD-like DNA helicase yields the protein MTAFSPPTEAFRVTGGVNRVRYRAESGFTVMTARIVNDEGEDPDATVIGMMPPLDAGDTFSADVLMEEHREYGYQYRVLNMVLEAAPADLTEAGVAAYLEARVGGVGKVLAKRIAGMFGPATFDVLENDPNRLLQVPGVTASTLHKMVSSWSQQGLERRLLAGLQGLGLSISQAQRAVKHFGEAALERLTADLFALTEVEGIGFLTADKLWAAQGGLQDDPRRLTAAAVYALQQAAQQGGHSFLQRHRAERGVAHYTRVSAAQAKLAVETAVELGRLSDDEAPLFAEEMNSEHRNESRIYLPPTLRAEKKLASLIRTLLATPPGGDEWTVPAGAAQDLSDEQAQVLELLAEHRLVVLTGGPGTGKSTATRAVADLAEGMGLEVGLCAPTGKAARRLGEVTGRSASTIHRLLGFGPAGFRHNHLEPAPYDLLIVDEVSMCGDGLMLSLLSAVGAGARVLLVGDTDQLPPVDAGLPLLALTQTAPTVRLETVYRQAAQNPIIRAAHDLLHGSAPTWGDPRLNLTEADPDGGARRVALLVRDLGGPTQVQVLTPMRRGPLGMEHLNYHLQGLFNPGEGGIKIADGEARAGDIVVQTKNDYTNEVFNGTLGTVLKAENNRLTVDFDNNIVELAGAELFNVQLGYALTVHRAQGSEWHSVLTVLHEAHMPMLSRNLAYTALTRARERFFAVGSASAWQKAAGRQRETRNTALLERVRAR from the coding sequence GTGACTGCTTTTTCGCCCCCTACCGAAGCCTTCCGCGTGACGGGCGGGGTCAACCGTGTGCGTTACCGCGCCGAGTCGGGCTTTACCGTCATGACCGCCCGCATCGTCAACGACGAGGGCGAGGACCCCGACGCCACCGTGATCGGCATGATGCCCCCGCTGGATGCCGGGGACACCTTCAGCGCCGACGTGCTGATGGAGGAACACCGCGAATACGGTTACCAGTACCGCGTGCTGAACATGGTGTTGGAAGCCGCGCCCGCTGACCTGACAGAGGCTGGGGTGGCCGCCTATCTGGAGGCCCGCGTGGGTGGCGTGGGCAAGGTGCTTGCCAAGAGAATTGCCGGGATGTTCGGCCCCGCCACCTTCGACGTGCTGGAGAACGATCCGAATAGGCTGTTACAGGTGCCGGGCGTCACGGCGTCCACGCTGCACAAGATGGTCAGCAGTTGGTCCCAGCAGGGGCTGGAGCGGCGGTTGCTGGCGGGTTTGCAGGGTCTGGGCCTGAGCATTTCGCAGGCACAGCGGGCCGTCAAACACTTCGGGGAGGCGGCGCTGGAACGCCTGACCGCCGATCTCTTCGCGTTGACCGAGGTGGAGGGCATCGGTTTTCTGACCGCCGACAAGCTGTGGGCCGCGCAGGGCGGCTTGCAGGACGATCCGCGCCGCTTGACCGCCGCCGCCGTGTATGCCCTCCAGCAAGCGGCGCAGCAGGGGGGGCACTCCTTCCTGCAGCGTCACCGGGCCGAGCGCGGCGTGGCGCATTACACCCGCGTTTCGGCGGCCCAGGCAAAACTGGCGGTGGAGACGGCGGTGGAACTGGGCCGTCTGTCGGACGATGAAGCTCCGCTGTTTGCCGAGGAAATGAACTCGGAGCACCGCAACGAGAGCCGCATTTACCTCCCGCCCACGTTACGCGCCGAGAAGAAGCTGGCCTCCCTGATCCGCACGCTGCTGGCGACGCCGCCGGGTGGGGATGAATGGACCGTGCCAGCAGGCGCGGCGCAGGATTTATCGGATGAACAGGCGCAGGTGCTGGAGCTGCTGGCCGAACACCGTCTGGTGGTGTTGACGGGCGGCCCCGGCACCGGCAAAAGCACGGCGACCCGCGCCGTGGCCGATCTGGCTGAGGGGATGGGTCTGGAAGTCGGCCTGTGCGCCCCCACCGGCAAGGCGGCGCGGCGGCTGGGCGAGGTCACCGGGCGCAGTGCCAGCACCATTCACCGTCTGCTGGGCTTCGGCCCCGCTGGCTTCCGGCACAACCATCTGGAACCCGCGCCCTATGACCTGCTGATCGTGGATGAGGTCAGCATGTGCGGCGACGGCCTGATGCTCTCGCTGCTCTCGGCAGTGGGCGCGGGCGCGCGGGTGCTGCTGGTGGGCGACACCGATCAGTTGCCCCCGGTGGACGCGGGATTGCCCCTGCTCGCGCTGACGCAGACCGCGCCCACCGTGCGGCTGGAAACGGTCTACCGTCAGGCCGCTCAGAACCCGATCATCCGCGCCGCCCATGATCTGCTGCACGGCTCCGCGCCGACATGGGGCGATCCCCGTTTGAATCTGACCGAGGCTGATCCAGACGGCGGGGCGCGGCGGGTGGCGCTGCTGGTGCGCGATCTGGGCGGGCCGACGCAGGTGCAGGTGCTGACGCCCATGCGCCGGGGACCGCTGGGCATGGAACACCTGAATTATCATCTCCAGGGCCTGTTCAATCCGGGTGAGGGCGGCATCAAAATCGCGGACGGCGAGGCTCGGGCCGGGGACATCGTGGTGCAGACCAAGAACGACTACACCAATGAAGTCTTCAACGGCACGCTGGGAACCGTGCTGAAGGCCGAGAACAACCGCCTGACGGTGGATTTCGACAACAACATCGTGGAACTGGCGGGCGCAGAACTGTTCAACGTGCAGCTGGGCTACGCGCTGACCGTTCACCGCGCGCAGGGCAGCGAGTGGCACAGCGTCCTGACCGTGCTGCACGAGGCGCACATGCCCATGCTGTCGCGCAATCTGGCCTACACCGCCCTGACCCGCGCCCGCGAGCGTTTCTTTGCCGTCGGCTCGGCCTCGGCGTGGCAGAAGGCGGCAGGGCGGCAGCGCGAAACGCGGAATACGGCGCTGCTGGAGCGGGTACGGGCGCGCTGA